TAACCCAGCAGTCTTTTGACAGTTTCCTGGCTAAGTACTTAGCCACGGAGAGAGATGAGTGGCTACAGCTTCTGGAAACTCCAACTACAACTTTGGATCCATAACATAGCTTTGCTTCTTTAACTAGAATCTTGCGAGTAGAAGAGCCTCTGCATAGTTTCAGCTTCAGCTCAACCTAATTACAAGAGATCTCTTTAGACACTGAAGGAATCAAAAGCAGACAACTTTATGTATAATACCTGTTTCAGTTTGCAGAAATCTTCATAGGCTTCAAGAACAGAGTCGAAAGTTTTAACAAGAGAGACAGACGAAGAGTCGCCTGCTCGATCCACAGAGTTAAACATAAGAAAACCCATTTCCAAAAATATTAgcttttagtaatattataaacTCAAAAAAGTACCATTGGTGAGAATGTGAAGAGCGATGACTGTATCACCCGGTTCAGCAACCTTGACCAAAGCCCAATCTAGAAGCTCACTGCTCGCCGCATCGAACTTCACACCCACCACAACAGTACTACCTCCTGTGATGATGCCGTTTTGCGTCATCTCTCTCTAGCTCTCTTACCAGTCACGAAAATGGTTGTCTGAGTTTCAGGTGAGTGCTTTGTGTACTTTCCTGAAGTGTGATTCCTGGAGAAACATAATCATCGTGACGATTATATGACTAGAAAACAGAGTTTCTCTTCCACTGTCTTTATGGCGGCTTTGATTTTGGTTCCGCAGGTTCTGAGAAAGAGAAGAGTAACAATGGAACAGCACAcatcttattaataaataatataaattctgATTTATTACTGTACCTATTTTGGCAGTCAGACAATTATTTTATACAGTTTTCAGAAATATTCATGAATGGTGAAACAAGTCAACTttaaaaacttttgtttttggcttaataactttaaaaatattatggagGATAAAGCGAAAACATCAGGATACATACATATTGACTTGTAACTTGTAAGAAAACTCAAATTAATGTTTTTACCACTCTTTACTGACTCATAATCTACGTACATTGTACGGCATGTTTCACCGTTATCGGTTAATTATATAGAATAATAGAACGTAGTGGTGGTGCCGCCATGTATGATGATTACATGAGGGAGAcactataatttataaatatctacggtttgtttctaaatataaaaagaattttcataaaatattggaTTTATTCCTTTGTTTTATACGCTTTCATTCCTTGTCTACTTTTTTCTCTGTCGTCAACGTTTCAGATCGTTGTCTTTTGTTTGattcttaatttattttggtaGGTAGATGattcaaagatttttttttttttttttttgatcaagtaGACGATTCAAAGATAAGTATTAGAAAATGGTCGCAAATTTTGAGTGACGTATAAGCTTCTTAAAATATACGTATTGGTCCTAATGGTTAATTTAGttccattttgatttttttttttctaactgaGTATCCTGGCCCCACCGAAGTGGTCCAGACCAGAGACCGAAGTGAGCATGGACGCTGCCAGggcgtcaccatgtggctcaccgtgTAACGGTCTCGGGTGCTGCAATCCACATGTAAATTCCGCAGTGGCCAAGACTCAAACCCAGAGGCGGACACTCGAGCTGGAGCTCctctaccactagaccaaagcaaCTTGGTTCCATTTTGAGTCTTTGACCAATGCTTTATCTCTCGCCAAacttcttaatttttaattgcaATCCCATTTTATTTGAGATATATCTACACATGTGTGTTTATTTTTCTGCTTACAATGAATTACTATATCACTTTTACGTGTAAATTTTGTTCTAAACTATGGTAGCATGCACATAATAATTCATTTATCAGTGTGTGATTGTTGAATAGGGTAGTTAATGTTTGAGGTCACACGATGGGCCGGTGGAACCACTCACACAACATTGAAAGCCACTGTCGGCCATTCCGCCAAATGTCATCCCACTCACGTGAAACCCCAAACAAGCCACCGTACACGTGTCCTCAATTATAAAACTAACTGTACATTGAGAGGTTTAGAATAACAGAATACCTGCCGTTTTAGTTAGTACTTTCGGGGTTATCACGAAAAAAACGACACGCCGGTTAAGGTCCAGAAGGCATACCACATCGGCAACTTAGCAAACGGATGAATCTAAGTGGGGGTTTAGAATAACAGAATACCTGCTGTTTTAGTTAGTACCTTCGGTTATCACGAAGAAAACGACACGCCGGTTAAGGTCCAGTGAATATGCTAAAGATGCAAACGGATGAATCTAAGTGGGGGTTATTGGTTCTAGTAGTTTAGCGGATTTAGAAATCCTTTTTGGATTTAGAAATCATTGACTAATCCATTGATTCTAAAATCAgacaaacaaatttcaaaattaactatatagatttcaaaataaaaataagtggATTATTATAAATCAATGAAATGGATATATAAAGTTCTTATTGCGTAATTATGTATCTAGTTCTTCATTTTCatgcgatatatatatatatatatatatatatatatttttcttctaaagTTTCTTAATgtctaaaaaaattatgtattcaTGTTTGATGATGTATACACTTGATAAAAAAACTTATCAAAACACGCACAAACACATTGCTTATGTTATTTGAATCACAATAATGATAActaattcagtattttcgtatgCGAGACATGTTTCGTTTGCACCTATCAATTTAAAAGTTGAAGAAGTGTCAATAAGTTCTCTCTTCACAAGAGAAAACAACTCGAGAAACAATTCATCATCACTTTTGTAACAAGATAAGTAATACTGTAATAACACCAATTTCGTTTTTATATGTATTATACAATATGTTTGTATGCAAGACATGTGCCTAATGCATGTTTTAAAAATGAACAAAAGACGTAATATTAAGGTTCTTATCAACTACGTTTATTAGgatacacacaaaaaaacaaggaattggaaaacacacaataatacaAATCCagtcaaaataaaaaggtttaACTCAATATTTGCTCCTTTGTGTTttactcttaaaattatttataaatccacTCAAATCTAAGTTAAAATCAAATCCTCaaagaaatcattttaaaatccatttttaaattatagaaccaataacaacaTATTTGAAATTggattttaaaatgataaaaccAATAATACTTGATTTGGcttgaattttaaaatcaattaaaacacttaaaccaataacactccCTAAGAGAAAACATTTGGATCAAAGACCGttgaaaaaaaactcagttgCAAAAATTGGAATAGTTGTTGAAGTAACAATATGCATAAACTAGCTTCTCTAGTCATTGAATGTTTGTCCATAAGACTGTTACATCTACACACTTGTTCTAGAGCCCATATCATCTACTAACACATTCATCTCTGCTGTTAGTGAAATTACCTGAGGTCAAAAAATCCCTGTCTACCATGGAACTACACATCTTGAATCTTACCCACCATATTATTGATTCTGCTCTCGTATTCCAACCTTGTATACATCATTTATGGATAAGGAAGAAAATCCACTAACTTGTGGTTTGGTTTCTCACGGGTTTGTTTTTAGAACCAGTTTGAGACACTGAAGTCTCGAAGCTTTCTGAGATGTTTCTCCATGTCTTCTCGTGTTTTGGTCCACTCTTCCCTTTCTATTACCGTTGTCGGGTCATCTCTTTCCCCCTGAAAGAATATAAACAGAGAGAAAAGTTGAGTAATGCTAGTTGAAGGGATACAAAATAACTGCCTGAAGAAATGGTTGTGTATATGGAAAGATACCACGTGTATGATTTTAAAGGAGGTTCCATTATCTCGTATCACGAGCAAGTCATCCTTCCTATCCCTTTTTCGTCCTCCCGGAACTGTCACCTGAAACAGCCTAAACCTTAATATGGGAAGGAAGATTGACCTAGCAGCTTTGAACTGTACAAGGTATCTTAAGCAAAGCTACGTGATTCAGAActatgacatatatataaacCACCATGAGACACATTCAGCTCAGGTTTGTGCTCAGACTCAGAACGAGAAAGAGTGCTTAAATATAGTGGAAGGTAACAATGAGACAAACCAAAACTCTGGCTCTGGTGATTGACTTTGACTTGGAGTCAATAACATAGATCTCTTCAAGGTCTAGCACAAACTCAGGGTCGTTTGATCTTCTATTCCGATAATGCTTCGTCAAGAAAACCTGCATTACGCATAAACAATGATCAAGACATCTGTAACCGCTGAACCAAACCAAGTAGTTTCGAGTCAACATGTTTCCTGGTGTGTGTTCCAAGCAATGTAGccaaaaacaaagagaatccTTGCATCAACGACCTGATGAATCTAACCGTTCAAAATGATGTACCTTGGATATATCCCTCTCAGATTTATACAGAGGATCTCGAGGAGCATCAATAGGCGGTTCAGTAACATTGTAACATCCATAGTCACTCATCGCACATCGAATATACTCTACTTGCAAAACATCATTAAAGCAAAAGCCGTTATCAGCACCAGAACAGAGCATACGTGTTCCAAAACATAACAACCAGTAAGGATTAAAAGGCTGAACCTTTTGAGGCATTGGGGCAAGAACTCTCGGAATCGAGTAAATATCCGTATCCGGAGGAGTCACATACATCTGCACCCACAAAACGACGCCGTATCACTTGAAAGGAAACCAactgagaaatttttttttaaaaaagaagctAAAAGCAGAGAACTTTCTCGTTCTCCATACCTCTCGTTTTCAGGATCAGGCGGTTTCCTGATAAAGAAATCGCAGTCGAGCAAGCTGATCTTATGAAACTCGTCTTCGTTTATCCTGTAATCAACCACCATCTCCGAGTCCCATCCCTGCGTCGACACAAAGCTCTTGCTCTACACGAACGCGATGTCCCCGTCGCCGGCGCCGACGCTCGCGGCTAAGGTAGGGTCGTACTCGACGTCGTAGTCCTTGTTGTCTACCTCCTCCTCGTCCATGTCGTGTAAGTCAAATAAGACGTTTTTCATAATGGACGGTCGTGGACGGTGAAGGAGGTGATTTTGTCAATAATTATGGCTTTCACATGTCCAaacttcttctataaaaggaGAGCTAAGCTGAAGAGTAAAGCatcccaaaatcaaaatcacagagagaacaagaagaagaagaacgtgagggagagaaaaaaaaaattcttttttcttAGAGAGTTCAGATATTTTCTCCTATTATAAcgagaaaattattaatcgaTTTCTCCGTTATAATTAAGAGGTTGTAACTCCTATTATTTTTCTCGTAATAAATTCTTCTACCTTGTCCGTGGTTTTTACCCTTTGGAGTTTTCCACGTTAAATCTGGTGTTCCATTTATTACACTATTTCCCTGCTCTATCCGGTCCAGTTTtacaacaagtggtatcagagcataggTTCTGAAAGAAGCAATGGCGGTAAAATTTGAGATCGAAAAATTCAACGGCAGTAACTTTGCGCTGTGGAAGTTGAAGATGAAGGCTATCTTGAGAAAAGATGGTTGTTTAGCGGCCATTAGTGCAAGACCGGCTACATACACAGATGATGATAAATGGAACGAGATGGATGGGAATGCTATGGCAAATCTTCATCTTGCCCTTGCAGATGGAGTGTTGTCAAGCAtagaggagaagaagattgcAAAGGAAATATGAGATCACCTTGCAAAATTGTACGAGGCCAAATCGCTGCACAATAAAATTTTCCTCAAGAGGAAGCTTTATACCCTTCGAATGGGAGAATCTACTTCAGTGACGGAGCACATCAACACCTtgaatactttattttctcaactcaCTTCGTTGAGTTATAAAGTAGAATCACAAGAACGTGCTGAGCTTCTACTTCAAAGTCTACCAGATTCATATGATCAACTCATCATCAACTTAACAAATAATGTCTCCACCGACAGTCTAGTCTTTGACGATGTTGCAGCTGCGGTTCTAGAAGAAGAAAGTCGGCGCAAAAGTAAGGAAGACAGACGAGAAAATTCTCAAATAGAGGCATTGACGGTGATGAGAGGGAGATCAATGGAACATGGCTCAAGTGGGAGTCACAAACATGGTAGATCAAAGTCAAGAAGTAAGAAGACTTTTAAATGTTACCACTGTGGCAAGAAGGGTCACTTGAAGAAGGATTGTTGGGAATTGAAGAATTCCAACCCTCAAGGAAATGTCGCAAACACTTCAGATAATGGAATCGCGCTATGTTGTGAAGCAGCAATTTCAAGCGAAAATAGAAGAAGGTTCGCTGATATATGGTTGTTCGACTCAGGAGCTACATATCACATGACCTCTAGAAGAGAATGGTTCCATCATTATGAACCCATCTCAGGAGGATCTATGTACAGTTGCAATGATCATGAACTTAAGATTGTTGGCACTGGATCCATTCAACTGAAGATGTATGATGGTACAGTTTGTACTATTCATGAGGTGCGACACGTGGAAGGCCTGAAAAAGAATTTACTATCTGTGGGGCAACTTGATGATCTTGGTTGCAAAGTTGAAGTTCAAAATGATACTCTAAAAGTAATTAGAGGAGCACTTGTGCTGATGAAAGGAGAGAAGATAGCTGCGAAGTTATACATGTTAAGAGGAGAAACTCTGTCAGAATCAGAAGCATCTATTGCTTCAAGCAGTTCAAGTGAGAAAGCTACTACGGTGTGGCATCAGAAACTTGGGCATATGTCTGAACAAGGCATGAAAATTCTTGCAGAGAAGAAGTTACTTCCGGGTCTCACAAAGGTATCACTATCCTTTTGTGAGCATTGTGTGACAAGCAAGCAGCATCGGTTGAAGTTTAGCACGTCAAATTCTAGAAGTAAAGTTATTCTAGAATTGgttcactctgatgtgtggCAAGCACCTGTTATATCACTAGGAGGAGCGAAGTACTTTGTGTCCTTCATCGATGACTACTCCAGGAGATGTTGGGTGTATCCTATCAAGAGTAAGGCAGATGTGTTttcagttttcaaaattttcaaagcaCGGGTGGAACTTGAATCTGAGAAGAAGATCAAGTGTTTGAGGACatataatggaggtgaatataCTGGTGATGTATTTAGTCAATTCTGTAAAGTATAGGGCATCAAAAGGCAGTTCACTACATcatacactcctcaacaaaATAGAGTGGCAGAGCGGATGAACAAGACTCTGTTAGAAAGAACAAGAGCAATGTTGGGAGTGTTGGTCAAAAATCAACGCATGCAAGTTGGTGATGGTGAAGAACACgtttttttctctttggttTTTGGTTGGTAAGTTTGGTTGTTACACCAACTCACCACCAACTCACAAATCCCCTCCTATAAATACATGCACGAAGGAGAAGGGGAAAATCATCCCAaaacaagaagagaagaagaagagaaaaacgtgagagagagagaaaaaaaaaaaaaaaaaatttctcacaaaaaatcttctttaagaaATTACGAGTAATTTCTGagtgtatttgggatcgggGTGTGAGTTGTGAGCTTGTAAAATTTCCTtggttgataataaaagatctgtagcaggtccggagacgtaggcaacattggccgaactccgttaacaattttgtgtgtgtgctctttttcccgcTCCCACAAATTCTGGTTTACCGCAAAATTTGACCGCGTATTTCCTaacaactggtatcagagcctgaGTTACGGTGATCGGTCAAATTTTTTGCGGGGTTACTATTCACGTGAACAGTAATGTGTTCTAATACACGGTGGTTCCAGAAACGATGGGAGGCGAAGACGGTTTGGCGCACAGTATCGGGAAATTTGACGGCACAAATTATGCATTTTGGAGAATGCAAATTGAAGATTATCTGTACGGAAAGAAGCTTCATCAACCGCTGAGCAAGAAGCCTGAGAAGATGGATCATGATGAGTGGGAGCTCCTTGACAGACAAGTTCTGGGTGTTATAAGGTTAACACTGTCGAAAAACGTTGCTCACAACGTTGCGAAGGAGAAGACCACGGAAGGGCTCATGAAAGTTCTCTCTGATATGTATGAGAAACCTTCGGCAAACAATAAGGTGTTTCTCATGaagaaactctttcatttgaaGATGGAAGAAGGTGGCCTGGTTGCCGCACATGTGAACGAGTTCAACACGATTGTCAACCAACTGTCATCAGTTGAAATCGAGTTTGAAGATGAAGTGCGAGCACTGATTTTGTTGGCATCTCTGCCAAATAGTTGGGAGCCAATGAGGGCAGCGGTTAGTAACTCTGTGGGTACTCAAAAGCTCAAATTCAATGATGTTAGAGATCGTATCCTTGCTGAGGAAGTTCGAAGGATAGACTCTGGGGAGGCATCAACGAGCTCTGCTTTCAACGTGGAAAACAGAGGGAGAAACCCAGATAGAAATAACCGAAGTAATGGCAGATCGAAGTCAAGGAATGGATGGGGTCAGTTTAAATTCCGACAGCCTGCAGAGTGCTGGAATTGTGGAAAGACAGGTCACATCAAGAAGAATTGTCGAGCACCACCGAAGGAGGAAGACAACACTAGAGGCGGAGCCAATGCAGTGACACGTGAAATCGCTGATGCATTGGTAGTGTCTGTTGATTCTCCGAGGAAAAGTGAAGCTTGTGATGCAGCTGGAAATAACACCAAAGCGTCAATCTCCTATGTTGATAGCCCAGTTGATTCATGGGTTCTTGACTCAGGAGCGTCATTCCACACCACACCGCACCATAACATCATGGAAAATTATATTGCGGGAAATTACGGAAAAGGTATATCTTGCTGATGGATTACCTTTGGACATAGTTGGTATTGGAGATATCAACCTGAAGATGTCAGACGGACTTGTGTGGAAGATTACGAAGGTCAGACATGTGCCAAAGTTGATGCGAAATCTGATCTCAGTAGGTCAACTTGATGATACGGGGCACGATGTTAATTTTGGTGGTGGAGCCTGGAGAGTCAGAAAAGGTTCCATGGTGGTTGCTAGAGGTCATAAAAGAGGTACTCTTTATATGACGACGAGCTATGAAGACACTGTTGCTGTTGTTGAGGATGTCAAACAGACCAAGTTGTGGCATTGTAGATTGGGgcacatgagtgagaaagggATGAAACTCATGGTAGAAAATGGCGCTCTTCCGGATCTGAAGACGGTGGATCATCAGATGTGTGAAAGTTGCATCCTTGGGAAACAGAAACGAGTTAGTTTCTCTAAAGGAGGAAGAGAGCCAAaatctgagaagttagagctggtGCACACTGACGTGTGGGGACCCGCTCCTGTTGCATCGCTGGGAGGTTCGTACTACTATGTGACCTTCATTGATGACTCCACAAGAAAGGTGTGGGTCTACTTCATGAAGAACAAATATGAAGTGTTCTCGGTTTTCAAGAGATGGAAAACCATGGTTGAGGTTGAGACGAATCTCAAGTTGAAGTGCctaaggtctgataatggtggtgagtataTCAGCGGCGAGTTCACGAGATACTGCGCTGATAACGggatcaagatggagaagactattcctggaacgcctcaacagaatggaataGCATAAAGGATGAACCGAACCTTGAATGAGCGTGCAAGGAGCATGAGATTACACTGTGGATTACCAAAGACGTTTTGGGCAGATGCAATCAATACCGCAGCCTTCTTAATAAACAGAGGACCGTCTGTACCATTGGGATTTAAGATCCCTGAAGAAGTTTGGAGCGGAAAGAAAGTAAACCTTTCTTATCTAAAGGTGTTTGGTTGCTTAGCTTATGTTCACATTGACGATGCTGCAAGAAGTAAACTTGACTCGAAGTCTAAAAAGTGTTACTTCATCGGTTATGGTGACACGGAGTTTGGTTACCGGTTTTGGGATGACGAAAATCGGAAGATCATCCGCAGCAAAAATGTTGTGTTCAACGAAGAAGCGTTGTACAAGGATAAGCTAAGAGAAGGCTCGGAGAAGAAAGAGCCTGGAGCTGTTGACTTAGAAGATATCCTGACACCGGAGTTGCCACAGGATACCGcaacagcagaagaagaaatctctcaagacgagagtggtgaggctgaagaaagtgatgattctgaAGTGGTCCCATATACACCAGTCACGGAGTTACGACGGTCAAGCAGAATCATCAGAAAGCCAGTAAGATTCTCTCCATCGCTCAACTACATTCTGCTCACAGACAGAGGCGAGCCTGaatgttatgaggaagctatgcaagttgatgagtcGATCAAGTGGGAGCTTGCAATGAACGACGAGATGGACTCGTTGTTATCCAATCACACGTGGGAGTTAGCAGATTTGCCTAAGGAGAAAAAGGCATTGCATAACAAGTGGATCTACCGAATAAAAGAAGAACCTGATGGGAGT
The window above is part of the Brassica napus cultivar Da-Ae chromosome C8, Da-Ae, whole genome shotgun sequence genome. Proteins encoded here:
- the LOC106425901 gene encoding PLASTID TRANSCRIPTIONALLY ACTIVE protein 6, chloroplastic, encoding MSDYGCYNVTEPPIDAPRDPLYKSERDISKVFLTKHYRNRRSNDPEFVLDLEEIYVIDSKSKSITRARVLVTVPGGRKRDRKDDLLVIRDNGTSFKIIHVGERDDPTTVIEREEWTKTREDMEKHLRKLRDFSVSNWF